The DNA sequence GGGTCTGCACATTGTGCTTGTTGGCTGTTTCACGCATCACGCGGGCTTCGTGGACCGACCAGGTCAGCGGCTTCTGGGTGAAGCAGTGCTTCCCTTTTTTCATCGCCATCACGGAGGCAGGAGCATGCGAGTGGTCAGGGGTACTGACGGTCACCGCGTCAATTTTATCGCCCATCTCTTCCAGCATTTCGCGATAATCATTGAACTTTTGCGCTTTGCGATAGCGGGCCGCTGATTTCAACAGACGCTTATCGTCGATATCACAGATAGCAACCAGGTTACCGCTGCTTGCTGCACTCGCTGTATCGCTGGAGCCTTTACCGCCCACGCCGATCGCGGCGAAATTGATTTTTTCCATGGGAGATTTTTCAGCAGCCAGCAGGCTCTGACCACCGACCCAGAAGGCGGCCCCCAGTGCCGAGCTCTGTTTGATAAACTCGCGGCGTGTTGTACGTTGACTCATGAAGTGCTCCTGTTTGAATGTCTAAAGTAATCTTCTGACGCCATGTTACTTTAGTCGGTTAAAACGTGATTTAACTTTTAAGAATCTCAAATCAGTAAAGATCCATTTATTGTAGTGGACGCCCCAGCGAAAGAAAACAGAATTAACCCCGAAATGGCCATCTCCCCCAGACTCCGAAAACCCATGCACACTTGAGCCATTCTCATTTTTTTGAAATATTTTCCACAGAGACTTTTCTCCCCTGAGGGAACATGTCAAAGTAAATAAAACATCACAGCGTTCACCCACCCACACCGTCCCGCAACACGAAACTGACAACCCCCATGAGCAGCAGTGATTCTTCTTCCACGACCCCTGAATTTGATGTTCTGATTAAAGGCGGCACCGTCATCGACGGAACCCGCGCCCCGCGCGTGACTGCCGACGTCGGCATCAAGGGGGACCAGATCGTCGCCCTGGGAGACCTTTCCTCTGCGAAGGGGGCCTTTGAGATCGACGCGACAGGAAAAATCGTCGCCCCCGGCTTCGTGGATGTCCACAATCACTCCGACAGCTGGCTCCTGAATACGCCGAACTTCCTCTCCAAAACATCGCAGGGATTCACAACGGAAGTCATCATGGCCGATGGCATCTCGTATGCCCCTGTCGACCGCTGCACCGCAGCAGACTGGATCTACTATCTGCAGTCCCTCGACGGACTTTACCCCGAAGAATACACGGGCTGGGAATCCCTCGAAGATTACATGAATCTGCTCGACGGCAGAAACGTGCAGAATGTGATGACCCACATCCCGTATGCCAACCTGCGTTCCATGCACTGCGGATTCGGACGCCAGCGGGTCGACGACTTCCAGATGAAACTGATCTGCAGCGAAGTCCGCAAGGGAATGGAAGCGGGCGCCGTGGGGATCTCAACCGGTCTCGATTACGTCGCCCAGTGCTTCTCGCCGACCGACGAACTGGTCGAAGCCTGCCAGGCGATGGCCGAATATGACGGCCTGTATGTCTCGCACATCCGCTACAAGAAAACGCTGATGCCCGCGATCGAGGAACTCGTCGAAATCGGCAAGCGGGCCGGCGTCAAGGTACATATCTCTCACATGAAGGGACAGCATCCGGGGCAGGCCGAAGAGGCACTCGAATACATTGACAAAGTCGCCCGCCACGAGGTTGATATTTCGTTCGACGTCTATCCCTATCAGCCCGGCTCCACCATGCTGCACTTCCTGCTTCCCTATGAAGTCTTCGAAGAGGGCCCCCGCAAGGCAGTTGAAAAACTCAAGCAGCCCGAAATGCAGCAGCGGTTCAAATACGGACTGGAGAACTACCTGCTCGACATCTCGGCCATTCAGATCGCCTGGGTCCTGACCGAAAAGAACAAGCAGCACCAGGGCAAAATGCTCAGCCAGTACGTGGAAGAAACAGGACTTCCCAAAGAGGAAGCCCTGATCAAACTGCTCATCGAAGAAGAGATGGCTGTCCTGCTGGTCTTTAACATGGGCGATGACCGCCTGGTCGATCCCGTTCTGCAGCACGACCTGTATATGATGGGCACCGACGGCATCTACATGGACGGGGGCGTCATTCATCCCCGCCAGTTCGGTTCCGCCGCGCGAATCCTCGGCCCCTGTGTCAGGGACCACAAACTCTTCTCACTGGAAGATGCGGTTTATAAACTCTCCGGTTGTGCCGCCCAGCGGTTCGGTATGGAAAAACGCAGCATCCTCAAACAGGGCAACTACGCGGACATCGTCGTCTTCGATCCCGAAACCATTAAGGATAACGCGACCTACACAGATCCGCAGCAGTATTCCACCGGTATGGAATATGTTCTCACCAACGGCGTACCCATCGTACACAACAACCAGCCACTGGATGTTAAATCCGAAACACTCCCCGGACGCTACGTCCGCTATCAGCCGAGGTAAGGCTGCAGGCGGGCCACGGTTTCCGGGCTGTGATATTCGTTTTTACCGATCCCGTACGCGGCACCAACTCCAACCGCCTGTTCCTGGTACTCCGGAAAGTTGGAAACCAGCATCAACGTACAAGGCTTCACATCGGGCGTATTTTTGATGGTCTGCATCAGTTCGATACCGTCGCTGTAGTCCGCATCCAGTTTGCGATTGATCATCACCAGGTCGTAAGCGGTGGTTTTCAGCTTCTCGAGCGTATCCTGTTCCACGTCCGACTCATCGATTTGGACTTCAAAATGGGTATTCAGAAAACGGTTTAACGCACTGGCATCCGGCATACATTGCCCGACACTGAGTACTCGTTTCGTCATCGAAAGTTCCTCTCTCTCTTTATTTCAATTGTGATCTGATTTCTGGAAAAGCGGTTCTGATTGGGCAGCAGCTTAGCTGCACAATCGTGATAGTTCGCGGATGGATTCCAGCGCGTCATCCACGTCCGGCACCTGCACTCCCGGCTCGCGACCACTGTGGTCGCATTCTTCCAGCAGCAGCAGGTCTTCGTAATTTTCGTTGGCCATCAGTCGTCGACGGG is a window from the Gimesia benthica genome containing:
- a CDS encoding response regulator, translated to MTKRVLSVGQCMPDASALNRFLNTHFEVQIDESDVEQDTLEKLKTTAYDLVMINRKLDADYSDGIELMQTIKNTPDVKPCTLMLVSNFPEYQEQAVGVGAAYGIGKNEYHSPETVARLQPYLG
- a CDS encoding N-acyl-D-amino-acid deacylase family protein is translated as MSSSDSSSTTPEFDVLIKGGTVIDGTRAPRVTADVGIKGDQIVALGDLSSAKGAFEIDATGKIVAPGFVDVHNHSDSWLLNTPNFLSKTSQGFTTEVIMADGISYAPVDRCTAADWIYYLQSLDGLYPEEYTGWESLEDYMNLLDGRNVQNVMTHIPYANLRSMHCGFGRQRVDDFQMKLICSEVRKGMEAGAVGISTGLDYVAQCFSPTDELVEACQAMAEYDGLYVSHIRYKKTLMPAIEELVEIGKRAGVKVHISHMKGQHPGQAEEALEYIDKVARHEVDISFDVYPYQPGSTMLHFLLPYEVFEEGPRKAVEKLKQPEMQQRFKYGLENYLLDISAIQIAWVLTEKNKQHQGKMLSQYVEETGLPKEEALIKLLIEEEMAVLLVFNMGDDRLVDPVLQHDLYMMGTDGIYMDGGVIHPRQFGSAARILGPCVRDHKLFSLEDAVYKLSGCAAQRFGMEKRSILKQGNYADIVVFDPETIKDNATYTDPQQYSTGMEYVLTNGVPIVHNNQPLDVKSETLPGRYVRYQPR